The Rhodocytophaga rosea genome has a segment encoding these proteins:
- a CDS encoding YbjN domain-containing protein: protein MPKFAILKNGVNESLVTSVQQKVTDYLGRLFETHELVTVEGISAFTYGTVQIEVQVVAWHSEDVLVKVFSYVCEDVKLTQELAEELLRLNATTSFGSFGITFDSNVIFSYSLAGANLDFNEFAAAIQTVATIADDYDEKLKELRSFQTA from the coding sequence ATGCCAAAATTTGCTATACTTAAAAATGGAGTGAATGAATCACTCGTAACCTCTGTGCAGCAGAAGGTAACAGACTACCTGGGCCGCTTATTTGAAACACATGAACTGGTTACGGTAGAAGGTATCTCTGCGTTTACGTACGGAACCGTTCAGATCGAAGTGCAGGTTGTAGCCTGGCATTCGGAAGATGTACTGGTAAAAGTATTTTCCTATGTATGCGAAGATGTAAAACTCACCCAGGAACTGGCTGAAGAACTACTTCGGCTGAATGCCACTACTTCTTTCGGCAGTTTCGGTATTACTTTCGATAGCAATGTGATTTTCTCTTACTCTCTGGCTGGTGCAAACCTCGATTTTAACGAATTTGCCGCTGCGATCCAGACAGTAGCTACTATCGCCGATGATTATGACGAAAAACTAAAAGAGCTCCGCAGTTTCCAGACCGCCTAA
- a CDS encoding peroxiredoxin family protein: MYSYSFSDSELLSISEQWLHKVKSNEPLPQPLTAGSQSPEFVVETYPGIWSGLLSPLAQSSHISLNDLTGYRPLVISFYNPHTHDYGHQQIQTLISLYDKIRALGGELLVITAESAENIQLIASHYKLPFTIVQDAGNRIASQFGLFSAAHPVWDRIAGVDENVATPATYVIAPGGQITYAFADSEFNKQLPVRPMLSAVYSTSSNRIRKVA; the protein is encoded by the coding sequence ATGTATTCATATTCATTTTCCGATAGCGAACTTTTATCCATTTCTGAGCAATGGTTACACAAAGTAAAGAGTAATGAGCCGCTGCCACAGCCTTTAACCGCTGGCAGCCAGTCGCCTGAATTTGTTGTTGAAACTTATCCTGGCATCTGGTCTGGCTTATTGTCTCCTTTAGCCCAGTCCAGCCACATCAGCCTGAATGATCTGACAGGTTACCGCCCCTTAGTAATCAGTTTTTACAATCCACATACCCATGACTATGGACACCAGCAGATACAAACTTTAATTAGCCTGTATGATAAAATCCGGGCCTTAGGAGGAGAACTGCTGGTGATTACAGCGGAATCTGCCGAAAACATTCAACTTATTGCTTCTCATTATAAGCTTCCTTTCACGATAGTGCAGGATGCTGGCAACCGGATTGCTTCTCAGTTTGGTCTTTTCTCAGCCGCTCACCCGGTTTGGGACAGAATAGCTGGCGTAGATGAGAATGTGGCTACGCCTGCAACGTATGTGATCGCACCTGGCGGGCAAATCACCTATGCTTTCGCAGACAGTGAGTTTAACAAACAACTACCAGTTCGTCCCATGCTTTCTGCTGTTTACTCTACAAGCAGCAACCGCATCAGAAAGGTAGCCTAA
- a CDS encoding ATP-dependent DNA ligase, giving the protein MKNFARLFTELDQTNKTNDKVAILKNYLAQASDADKVWAIALLTGKRPKRQINTTLLRTWATEVSEIPPWLFEESYHVVGDLAEAMALMLPPPKKSSDKSLSEWMAFLQSLDGADEFERKELIIAAWEELNQMERMVFIKLMTGGFRIGVSQNLATKAIAELTGIETSVIAHRLMGKWKPTEITFDELISDKQEVGQLSRPYPFFLAYAIEDTPDFLGEPADWQAEWKWDGIRSQIIKRQGELFIWSRGEDLVTDKFPEFHHLKDQMPDGAVIDGEILPFYEGKIMNFGTLQTRIGRKNLTAKSLKEAPVMVCAYDLLEWQGKDIRTEPLSVRRQLLEQVVDSLASDIITYSDAVPFTSWEELTKIRMQSRENFAEGLMLKRLASSYQVGRKRGDWWKWKIEPLTIDGVLIYAQKGHGRRADLFTDYTFGVWDGETLVPFAKAYSGLTDKEIGQVDAFVKKNTYEKFGPVRTVKPELVFEIAFEGIQASSRHKSGVAVRFPRILRWRHDKKVNEADTLDQLRDLLKIYTA; this is encoded by the coding sequence ATGAAAAATTTTGCCCGGCTTTTTACCGAACTCGACCAGACCAATAAGACCAACGACAAAGTAGCCATTTTGAAAAACTATCTGGCTCAGGCTTCGGATGCTGATAAAGTATGGGCGATTGCCTTACTTACCGGAAAACGACCCAAACGGCAAATCAATACTACCTTGCTCCGCACCTGGGCTACCGAAGTGAGTGAAATTCCACCCTGGCTTTTTGAAGAATCATATCATGTGGTAGGCGATCTGGCAGAAGCGATGGCATTAATGTTGCCGCCTCCCAAAAAATCCTCCGATAAAAGTTTATCGGAATGGATGGCTTTTTTACAATCGCTGGATGGAGCAGATGAGTTTGAACGCAAAGAACTGATCATTGCGGCCTGGGAAGAACTCAACCAGATGGAACGCATGGTATTTATCAAACTCATGACCGGCGGTTTCCGGATCGGCGTTTCCCAGAACCTGGCTACCAAGGCCATAGCTGAACTAACTGGCATTGAAACTTCAGTGATTGCCCACCGCCTGATGGGAAAATGGAAGCCTACTGAAATTACCTTTGACGAACTGATCTCAGATAAACAGGAAGTAGGGCAGCTTTCCCGACCCTATCCCTTCTTTCTGGCGTATGCCATTGAAGATACGCCTGATTTTCTGGGAGAGCCAGCAGACTGGCAGGCAGAATGGAAGTGGGACGGCATCCGTTCGCAAATTATTAAGCGGCAGGGAGAGTTGTTCATCTGGTCGAGAGGGGAGGACTTGGTAACGGATAAATTTCCGGAATTTCATCACCTGAAAGATCAAATGCCAGATGGTGCGGTAATAGATGGCGAGATTCTGCCTTTTTACGAAGGAAAGATCATGAACTTTGGTACCCTGCAAACCCGGATTGGCCGTAAAAACCTGACCGCTAAATCCTTGAAAGAAGCCCCGGTTATGGTGTGTGCTTATGATCTACTTGAATGGCAGGGAAAAGACATCCGGACTGAGCCATTATCTGTACGGAGGCAATTACTGGAACAGGTAGTAGATTCACTGGCTTCTGATATTATTACCTATTCGGATGCTGTTCCTTTTACCAGCTGGGAAGAACTTACCAAAATCCGTATGCAATCGAGGGAGAATTTTGCCGAAGGCCTGATGTTAAAACGGCTGGCTTCCAGTTACCAGGTAGGCCGCAAAAGGGGAGATTGGTGGAAATGGAAAATTGAACCTCTTACCATTGATGGGGTGTTGATCTATGCCCAGAAAGGACATGGCCGCCGGGCAGATTTATTTACCGATTATACCTTTGGTGTATGGGATGGCGAAACCCTGGTGCCTTTTGCCAAAGCCTATTCCGGTTTAACTGATAAAGAGATTGGCCAGGTAGATGCCTTTGTGAAGAAAAATACCTACGAAAAATTTGGGCCGGTGCGTACTGTAAAACCAGAACTGGTCTTTGAGATAGCCTTCGAAGGCATTCAGGCATCCAGCCGGCACAAATCTGGGGTAGCGGTGCGTTTCCCAAGAATACTCCGGTGGCGACATGATAAAAAAGTGAACGAAGCCGATACACTGGATCAATTACGTGACCTGTTGAAAATATATACTGCCTAG
- a CDS encoding SDR family oxidoreductase — protein MANTSQRWTLQGKRALITGGTKGIGKAIADELLAFGAEVCIIARKEAEVQTLLQEWQQQGLPAIGMAADVSKPEQRQQIADFISQKWGSLDILINNAGTNIRKKTPDYSQSEYQQLMDTNITSAFHLCQLCYPLLKAATQADIVNISSVSGLTHVRSGSIYGMTKAALIQLTRNLASEWAADHIRVNSIAPWYIETPLAKPVLENKAYLQEILQRTPMQRIGKPEEVAAATAFLCMPASGYITGQCIAVDGGFTTYGF, from the coding sequence ATGGCAAATACCTCTCAACGATGGACACTTCAGGGAAAACGGGCTTTAATTACCGGCGGCACCAAAGGAATTGGCAAAGCGATTGCCGATGAATTATTGGCTTTTGGCGCAGAAGTATGCATTATCGCAAGGAAAGAAGCAGAAGTACAAACGTTGCTCCAGGAATGGCAACAACAAGGTTTACCAGCCATTGGTATGGCAGCAGATGTAAGCAAACCCGAGCAAAGGCAACAAATTGCAGATTTTATCTCCCAGAAGTGGGGTTCTCTGGATATACTCATCAATAATGCAGGCACGAATATCCGCAAAAAGACACCCGATTATTCCCAGTCTGAATACCAGCAGTTGATGGATACCAATATTACCTCTGCCTTTCATTTATGCCAGCTATGCTATCCGCTACTGAAAGCCGCTACCCAGGCAGATATAGTCAATATATCCTCTGTATCAGGTTTGACCCATGTACGTTCCGGCTCAATCTATGGCATGACCAAAGCAGCACTTATCCAGTTGACCAGAAATTTAGCATCTGAATGGGCAGCCGACCACATCCGGGTGAATTCCATAGCCCCCTGGTATATCGAAACGCCCCTGGCCAAACCAGTTTTAGAGAACAAGGCATACCTGCAGGAGATTTTACAGCGTACACCCATGCAACGGATCGGGAAGCCGGAAGAAGTGGCCGCTGCTACCGCCTTTCTTTGTATGCCAGCTTCGGGTTATATCACCGGACAGTGTATTGCCGTAGATGGAGGCTTTACTACGTATGGATTTTAA
- a CDS encoding PspA/IM30 family protein — translation MGIFNRIADIFKSNINDALDKAEDPEKMIKLMVIEMQEALTKSTSALAQAMGNEKRLERQYLQLQSSSEDMQGKAMIALKAGNETLAKTALTKKSQVDQQLTQYKQMYDTASTTTAQMRSQVEKLKTKLDEARMKESTLIARSQHAKAQTQIAKSVGGFDDNAFAKFDKMEQKVLKAEAEAQAFTELSASNTSMDDQFAELEKTSQVDNELAKLKAMLNQ, via the coding sequence ATGGGAATATTTAACCGCATCGCCGACATTTTTAAATCGAACATCAACGATGCTTTAGACAAAGCAGAAGATCCTGAAAAAATGATTAAACTCATGGTCATTGAAATGCAGGAAGCGCTCACTAAGTCTACTTCAGCCCTGGCTCAGGCTATGGGTAACGAAAAGCGCCTGGAACGCCAGTATCTGCAACTGCAAAGCTCTTCTGAAGATATGCAGGGCAAAGCCATGATTGCCTTAAAAGCCGGGAACGAAACCCTGGCAAAAACGGCACTTACTAAAAAATCACAGGTAGATCAGCAACTTACCCAATACAAGCAAATGTATGATACGGCCAGTACTACCACTGCCCAGATGCGTTCGCAGGTAGAAAAATTAAAAACCAAACTGGATGAGGCCCGCATGAAAGAATCTACCCTGATCGCCCGGAGCCAGCATGCCAAAGCCCAGACACAAATTGCCAAAAGTGTAGGCGGTTTTGATGATAATGCCTTTGCTAAATTCGACAAAATGGAGCAGAAGGTATTGAAAGCTGAAGCCGAGGCACAGGCATTTACTGAACTTTCCGCTTCCAATACCAGCATGGACGATCAGTTTGCCGAACTGGAAAAAACCAGCCAGGTAGACAATGAACTGGCTAAACTCAAAGCCATGCTTAATCAGTAG
- a CDS encoding tail fiber domain-containing protein yields the protein MKKFIQFSFLSLSLLLGVSISYGQNYYAGVGSGKNGSYNVHVGSYAGRSSTGSRNSFVGYQAGYSHTIGNGNSFLGYAAGFSNINGDYNSFLGGYAGFYNTYGSANSFLGYAAGFSNTTGIGNNFVGYRAGYSNTSGSDNIFVGYQAGYSNTTGSGNNFVGYRAGYSNTSGSSNSFLGDDAGRSNTTGSYNSFLGNEAGYSNTTGTNNSFVGNGAGYATTSSNNTFIGKSAGEKTSTGGINTFVGSEAGFNNVNGYHNVFMGRSTGQNNSSGYENTFLGNSAGSVNTTGNKNTALGYLSGPSSATLSNATAIGHRARVNVSDAMVLGSINGTNGATATIKVGIGTASPGYLLHANGAAAKPGGGSWIAASDKKLKQNIKDFTEGLAVLEQIRPVTFRYNGKAGLPTEKEYVGVIAQEMQQIAPYMVGEFTYQDSTGAQEKYLDYDATALTYILVNAVKELKQENQDLKQELAALKELVLKHIPAAGNEQARLGQNLPNPANQITTIPYSLPLSASSAFIKVYSSTGQEVKSFDMRGKTHGEITIAAGMFPAGTYVYSLFVDGVKIDSKKLVLTP from the coding sequence ATGAAAAAATTTATACAGTTCTCTTTTCTGTCTCTGAGCCTGCTGCTTGGCGTATCCATTAGTTATGGACAAAATTACTATGCTGGCGTTGGCTCGGGCAAAAATGGCAGTTATAATGTACACGTAGGTTCTTACGCCGGGAGAAGCTCTACCGGTTCTCGCAACAGTTTTGTGGGTTACCAGGCCGGTTACTCCCATACAATCGGCAATGGCAATAGCTTTCTTGGCTATGCAGCCGGTTTCTCCAATATAAACGGCGACTATAACAGCTTTCTAGGCGGTTATGCAGGTTTTTACAACACATACGGCTCGGCCAACAGCTTTCTTGGATATGCGGCCGGTTTCTCCAATACAACCGGCATTGGCAACAATTTTGTGGGTTACCGAGCTGGTTACTCCAACACAAGTGGCTCTGACAATATTTTTGTGGGTTATCAAGCTGGTTACTCCAACACAACCGGCTCTGGCAACAATTTTGTGGGTTACCGAGCTGGTTACTCCAACACAAGCGGCTCTTCCAACAGCTTCCTAGGTGATGATGCTGGCCGCTCCAACACAACCGGTTCCTACAACAGCTTTCTGGGCAATGAAGCTGGTTACTCCAACACAACCGGCACCAATAACAGCTTTGTGGGCAATGGAGCAGGGTATGCTACTACTTCTAGTAATAACACCTTTATCGGCAAAAGTGCCGGAGAGAAAACCTCTACCGGGGGAATCAATACCTTTGTGGGCAGTGAAGCCGGGTTCAACAATGTGAATGGCTATCATAATGTATTTATGGGCAGGTCAACTGGGCAGAACAACAGCTCGGGTTATGAAAATACTTTCCTTGGCAACTCTGCCGGCTCAGTCAATACCACAGGCAATAAAAATACAGCCTTAGGCTATTTATCCGGTCCTTCTTCGGCTACTCTTTCCAATGCCACTGCCATTGGCCACCGGGCCAGGGTAAATGTATCGGATGCAATGGTGCTAGGTTCGATCAATGGAACCAATGGAGCCACTGCTACCATCAAGGTAGGCATAGGCACGGCTTCTCCCGGCTACCTGCTGCATGCCAATGGTGCTGCGGCTAAGCCTGGTGGAGGAAGCTGGATAGCTGCCTCGGATAAGAAGCTCAAACAAAATATCAAAGACTTCACAGAAGGTCTGGCAGTACTTGAGCAGATACGACCAGTTACTTTCCGATACAATGGCAAAGCAGGCTTGCCTACTGAGAAAGAATATGTAGGGGTGATTGCCCAGGAGATGCAACAGATCGCTCCTTACATGGTCGGGGAGTTTACTTATCAGGATTCTACAGGCGCACAAGAGAAATATCTGGATTATGATGCCACGGCCCTTACCTATATTCTGGTGAATGCTGTGAAAGAGTTAAAACAGGAGAATCAAGACCTCAAACAAGAACTGGCAGCACTGAAAGAATTAGTATTGAAACATATACCGGCAGCAGGCAACGAGCAAGCCAGGTTAGGGCAGAACCTGCCTAACCCTGCCAATCAAATCACTACCATTCCCTACAGCCTTCCCCTTTCGGCCAGCAGTGCCTTTATTAAAGTCTATTCCTCTACCGGACAAGAAGTAAAAAGCTTTGATATGAGGGGCAAAACTCATGGAGAAATAACCATAGCAGCAGGCATGTTCCCTGCCGGCACATATGTATACAGCCTGTTTGTAGATGGAGTAAAAATTGATAGCAAAAAGCTGGTGCTTACTCCCTGA
- a CDS encoding N-acyl-D-amino-acid deacylase family protein yields MTNRQVLYFINSVLLLSLLIFTTCAKQGSVHSSTYDILIKQARIADGTGNPWYYSDVAIKDGMIVKVEPSIQGKASQVIDARNRMLTPGFIDVHAHAENVFELSSERFIRMGVTTLVTGNCGSSVTDVDSFLNLTQHKHIPLNIATLIGHNSVRRSVMGEISRQPTANELAQMEKLVGKAMQQGAVGFSTGLIYVPGTYAKTDEVIALAKVASKYGGIYASHIRNEGNGVMEAIGEAIQIGEAAQMPVEISHFKISSKALWGSSDQTINLVSEARRKGLQVTIDQYAYTASSTRLSSNLIPSWVLAGGFETAKERINQPDTLKQIVEAMKNGIGESSHTDYSYAVVANFKSDTTYNGKSIPQVTYGLKGDSTLDNQIRVILDMYLAGDAQMVYHSMGEPDVERIMQEPFTMIASDAGPGNLGVGVPHPRGYGNNARVLARYVREKKLLPFEDAIRKMSSLPAQTFGLKNRGYIREGYAADLLLIDENLVTDQATFGQPHQYATGIDYVIVNGKPVISAGKLTGELPGQSIRKK; encoded by the coding sequence ATGACAAACCGCCAAGTCTTATATTTTATCAATAGTGTATTATTGCTTTCCCTTCTCATTTTTACCACCTGTGCCAAACAGGGCAGTGTACACTCTTCTACCTACGATATATTGATCAAACAGGCCAGAATAGCAGATGGGACTGGTAATCCATGGTATTATTCGGATGTGGCCATTAAAGATGGAATGATCGTCAAAGTGGAGCCTTCTATCCAGGGAAAAGCCAGCCAAGTAATTGATGCCAGAAATCGTATGCTGACTCCCGGGTTTATTGATGTACATGCCCATGCGGAAAATGTATTTGAACTTTCCTCTGAGCGATTTATCCGGATGGGGGTAACTACCCTGGTTACCGGGAATTGTGGCAGTTCCGTAACAGACGTGGATAGTTTTCTTAATCTCACGCAGCATAAGCATATTCCATTGAATATTGCTACCCTGATCGGGCATAATTCAGTACGTCGTTCGGTAATGGGCGAAATAAGCAGGCAACCAACTGCAAATGAACTGGCACAAATGGAGAAATTGGTGGGAAAAGCCATGCAGCAAGGAGCCGTTGGTTTTTCTACCGGTTTGATTTATGTACCTGGTACCTATGCAAAAACCGATGAAGTAATTGCCCTGGCAAAAGTGGCCAGCAAATATGGAGGTATCTATGCTTCTCACATCCGTAATGAGGGAAATGGCGTAATGGAAGCTATTGGCGAAGCCATTCAGATCGGCGAAGCAGCCCAAATGCCGGTTGAGATTTCTCATTTTAAAATTTCCAGTAAAGCACTCTGGGGCAGCAGCGATCAAACAATTAATCTGGTATCTGAAGCCCGAAGGAAAGGATTGCAGGTAACCATTGACCAGTATGCCTATACAGCTTCCTCAACCCGGCTTTCCTCCAATCTGATTCCATCCTGGGTACTAGCTGGTGGTTTTGAAACTGCCAAAGAACGTATCAATCAACCTGATACCCTGAAACAAATTGTAGAAGCTATGAAGAACGGAATAGGAGAGAGCAGCCATACAGATTACAGTTATGCGGTAGTCGCTAATTTTAAATCGGATACTACCTACAATGGCAAATCCATCCCACAAGTGACATATGGACTCAAAGGCGATAGTACGCTTGACAATCAGATCCGGGTGATTCTGGATATGTACCTGGCCGGAGATGCGCAAATGGTCTATCATTCGATGGGGGAGCCCGATGTGGAGCGAATCATGCAGGAGCCATTTACCATGATTGCATCCGATGCTGGTCCAGGAAATTTAGGTGTGGGTGTGCCGCATCCGAGAGGCTATGGCAACAATGCCAGGGTGCTGGCCCGGTATGTCCGGGAGAAAAAACTGCTTCCGTTTGAAGATGCCATCCGGAAAATGAGCTCACTGCCTGCCCAGACATTTGGCTTGAAAAACCGGGGCTACATCCGGGAAGGGTATGCGGCAGATTTACTGTTAATAGATGAAAATTTGGTAACAGACCAGGCTACTTTTGGGCAACCTCACCAATATGCAACTGGTATTGACTATGTAATCGTAAATGGAAAGCCAGTGATCTCAGCAGGCAAACTTACCGGAGAACTTCCAGGACAATCTATTCGGAAGAAGTAA
- a CDS encoding amino acid permease: MPTSNAHHKTIGLHTAASIAIANMVGTGVFTSLGYQVVDIQSVFALIMLWIVGGIIALCGALSYGELGTALPRSGGEYHLLTAIYHPAMGFLSGWVSATAGFVAPTAIAAIALGKYTAVVFPSVPVNHLAAVVVIVFAVIHSISIRLGSYFQNFFTLIKIGVMLIFIFFGFTTNTPQSISLLPEFSDWKVLLSPPFAVSLVYVSYAYTGWNASIYVVGELRNPQKNLPKALFLSTLLVLVLYALLNYVFLYTVPMAELAGKVEIGFLAGNKLFGTTAADVLSLLIAALMISTISAMIFVGARITQVMGEDYPALHLLSLRTVRHTPVNAILFQTLITLIFIYTSSFEQVIVYAAFTLMLLTTLTVAGVYVLRWRRPDLPRPYKTWGYPFTPALFLLANTWIMIYVLIERPLESCIGLGIIAAGALIYFINSRMAMKKASE; the protein is encoded by the coding sequence ATGCCAACATCTAATGCCCACCACAAAACCATTGGTTTACATACGGCTGCATCAATTGCTATTGCCAATATGGTAGGAACAGGTGTATTTACCAGTCTGGGATACCAGGTAGTAGATATACAGTCAGTTTTTGCGTTGATTATGCTCTGGATTGTAGGAGGAATTATAGCTTTATGTGGGGCACTTTCTTACGGAGAACTCGGTACGGCGCTTCCAAGGTCCGGAGGAGAATATCATTTACTGACAGCTATTTATCATCCGGCGATGGGTTTCTTATCCGGATGGGTATCAGCTACAGCCGGATTTGTAGCGCCAACGGCCATTGCTGCCATTGCCCTGGGAAAGTATACGGCCGTTGTGTTTCCTTCAGTACCAGTTAATCATCTGGCGGCAGTGGTAGTGATAGTCTTTGCTGTTATTCATAGTATCAGTATCCGGCTGGGAAGTTATTTTCAGAATTTTTTTACGCTTATTAAAATCGGTGTTATGCTGATTTTTATCTTCTTTGGATTTACTACCAATACACCACAATCGATCAGCCTGCTGCCTGAATTTTCAGACTGGAAAGTGTTGTTAAGTCCGCCTTTTGCCGTATCTCTGGTATATGTTTCCTATGCCTACACCGGCTGGAATGCTTCTATTTATGTGGTAGGAGAATTAAGGAATCCTCAGAAGAATCTTCCGAAGGCGCTTTTTTTAAGTACACTTCTGGTACTGGTACTATATGCCTTACTTAATTATGTATTTCTCTATACGGTACCTATGGCAGAACTGGCTGGCAAAGTGGAAATAGGCTTTCTGGCAGGTAATAAATTATTTGGGACAACCGCCGCTGATGTTTTATCCTTGCTGATAGCGGCCTTGATGATATCTACCATTAGCGCCATGATATTTGTGGGAGCACGTATTACGCAGGTCATGGGAGAAGATTATCCGGCTTTGCATCTTTTATCTCTCCGGACGGTGCGCCATACGCCAGTGAATGCCATTTTGTTTCAAACCCTCATAACTCTGATTTTCATTTACACGTCTTCCTTCGAGCAGGTAATTGTATATGCCGCTTTTACCCTGATGTTGCTTACTACTTTAACAGTAGCCGGTGTGTATGTGCTCAGATGGCGCCGTCCTGATTTGCCAAGGCCCTATAAAACCTGGGGTTATCCGTTCACACCTGCCTTATTTCTTCTAGCCAACACCTGGATTATGATCTATGTATTGATAGAGCGACCGCTGGAATCATGTATTGGATTAGGCATTATTGCTGCCGGTGCCCTAATCTATTTCATTAATAGCCGTATGGCCATGAAAAAGGCGAGTGAGTGA
- a CDS encoding ATP-grasp domain-containing protein, which translates to MKIAFVTYQDQGKYVSSVENEDEKLLAFLQNKGHSIEFAIWNDPTVDWQQYDLAIVKSPWDYFDNIGLFYQWLDTLKSLQVRLLNPYETVRWNADKHYLLDIAQAGLPITSSLFIEKGWKAELPALFDKMRAEKLIIKPCVSGGAKHTYAFTRNEATQLSSVIDQLLTHEAFLVQPFLPEIETQGEWSFVFFHGKFSHCLLKKAKPGDFRVQHYLGGTIHTGDVPDQLLEQAARFVGKFAGNCLYARVDGVVIHDEFVLMELELIEPFLFLFTHSQSYENYYRALQELL; encoded by the coding sequence ATGAAAATAGCGTTTGTCACCTACCAGGACCAGGGAAAGTATGTTTCATCTGTAGAAAATGAAGATGAAAAGCTGCTTGCATTTTTGCAAAATAAAGGCCATTCTATTGAGTTCGCCATCTGGAATGACCCAACTGTAGACTGGCAGCAATATGACCTGGCGATTGTAAAATCTCCCTGGGATTATTTTGATAACATCGGTTTATTTTATCAGTGGCTGGATACTCTGAAAAGCCTGCAGGTACGTTTGCTGAATCCATATGAAACTGTACGCTGGAATGCTGATAAGCATTATTTATTGGATATTGCTCAAGCCGGACTACCCATTACCTCTTCGCTATTTATAGAAAAAGGCTGGAAAGCAGAACTGCCAGCGTTGTTTGACAAGATGAGGGCAGAAAAGTTGATCATTAAACCTTGTGTAAGCGGCGGTGCCAAACATACCTATGCCTTTACCAGAAATGAAGCCACACAACTTTCTTCTGTAATAGACCAGTTATTAACGCATGAAGCCTTTCTGGTGCAGCCTTTTCTTCCGGAAATTGAAACGCAGGGAGAATGGTCTTTTGTATTCTTTCACGGAAAGTTCAGCCATTGTCTGCTGAAAAAAGCCAAACCTGGTGATTTCAGGGTACAGCATTATTTAGGTGGTACGATTCATACAGGAGATGTTCCAGATCAATTGCTGGAACAGGCAGCAAGATTTGTAGGAAAATTTGCCGGAAATTGCCTTTATGCCAGGGTAGATGGCGTAGTTATTCATGATGAATTTGTGCTGATGGAACTGGAATTAATAGAACCTTTCCTGTTCCTGTTCACCCATTCGCAGAGCTACGAAAATTACTACCGGGCTTTACAAGAATTACTATAA